The following are from one region of the Camelus dromedarius isolate mCamDro1 chromosome 16, mCamDro1.pat, whole genome shotgun sequence genome:
- the NUFIP2 gene encoding FMR1-interacting protein NUFIP2, whose protein sequence is MEEKPGQPQSQHHHSHHHPHHHPQQQQQQQPHHHHHYYFYNHSHNHHHHHHHQQPHQYLQHGAEGSPKAQPKPLKHEQKHALQQHQETPKKKTGYGELNGNAGEREISLKSLGSDEATNPISRVLNGNQQVVDTNLKQTVKSSTFGKAGIKTRNFIQKNSMDKKNGKSYENKSGENQSVDKTDTVAIPNGVVTSNSGYITNGYMGKGADNDGSGSESGYTTPKKRKARRNSAKGCENLNLVQDKIMQQETNVPTLKQGLETFKPDYSEQKGNRVDGSKPIWKYETGPGGTSRGKPAVGDTLRKSSDVKPGVSSKKFDDRPKGKHTSVASKEDSWTLFKPPPVFPVDNSSAKIVPKISYASKVKENLNKTVQNSSVSPSSSSSSSSSTGETQTQSSSRLSQVPMSALKSVTSANFSNGPVLAGTDASVYSPGGQPLLTTAASTLTPISSGTDSVLQDMNLTSAAVEQIKSSLFIYPSNMQTVLLSTAQVDLPSQTDQQNLGDIFQNQWGLSFINEPSAGPETVIGKSSDHKVMEVTFQGEYPATLVSQGAEIIPSGTEHPVFPKAYELEKRTSPQVLGSILKSGTTSESGALSLEPSHIGDLQKADTSSQGALVFLSKDYEIENQNPLASPTNTLLGSAKEQRYQRGLERNDSWGSFDLRAAIVYHTKEMESVWNLQKQDPKRIITYNEAMDSPDQ, encoded by the exons ATGGAGGAGAAGCCCGGCCAGCCACAGTCTCAGCACCATCACAGCCACCACCATCCGCACCATCACccccagcagcagcaacaacagcagccgcaccaccaccaccattattATTTCTACAACCACAGCCacaaccaccatcaccaccaccatcaccagcaGCCTCACCAATACCTGCAGCATGGAGCCGAGGGGAGCCCCAAGGCCCAGCCAAAGCCGCTGAAACATGAGCAGAAACACGCCCTCCAGCAGCACCAGGAAACGCCGAAGAAGAAAACAG GCTATGGTGAACTAAATGGTAAtgctggagaaagagaaatatctttAAAGAGCCTGGGTTCTGATGAAGCTACCAACCCTATTTCCAGGGTCCTCAATGGCAACCAACAAGTGGTAGACACTAATCTGAAGCAGACTGTAAAGTCCAGCACCTTTGGGAAAGCAGGAATTAAAACCAGGAATTTCATTCAGAAAAACAGTATGGACAAAAAGAATGGGAAGTCTTACGAAAATAAATCTGGAGAGAACCAATCTGTAGACAAGACTGATACTGTAGCAATTCCAAATGGTGTTGTAACAAGTAATTCTGGCTATATTACTAATGGTTATATGGGCAAAGGAGCAGATAATGATGGTAGTGGATCTGAGAGCGGATATACCACTcctaaaaaaaggaaagctaGGCGCAATAGTGCCAAGGGTTGTGAAAACCTTAATTTAGTGCAGGACAAAATAATGCAACAAGAGACCAATGTCCCAACCTTAAAACAGGGACTTGAAACTTTCAAGCCTGACTACAGTGAACAAAAGGGAAATCGAGTAGATGGTTCAAAGCCCATCTGGAAGTATGAAACTGGGCCTGGAGGAACAAGTCGAGGAAAACCTGCTGTGGGTGATACGTTGCGGAAAAGCTCTGATGTTAAACCTGGTGTAAGCAGCAAGAAGTTTGATGACCGGCCCAAAGGAAAGCATACTTCTGTTGCCTCCAAAGAGGATTCGTGGACCCTATTTAAACCACCCCCAGTTTTTCCAGTGGACAATAGCAGTGCTAAAATAGTTCCTAAAATAAGTTATGCAAGCAAAGTTAAGGAAAACCTCAACAAAACTGTACAGAACTCTTCCGTGTCACCATCTTCGTCTTCATCCTCTTCTTCATCTACTGGGGAAACTCAGACCCAATCTTCAAGTCGGTTATCCCAGGTCCCTATGTCAGCGCTGAAATCTGTTACTTCGGCCAACTTTTCTAATGGGCCAGTTTTAGCAGGGACTGATGCAAGTGTGTATTCTCCAGGGGGTCAGCCACTGCTAACTACTGCTGCTAGTACTTTAACACCCATCTCTTCTGGGACTGATTCAGTTCTCCAAGACATGAATCTGACTTCAGCAGCTGTTGAACAAATAAAGTCCAGCCTTTTTATCTACCCTTCAAATATGCAAACTGTGCTGTTGAGCACAGCACAAGTGGATCTACCCTCTCAAACAGATCAGCAAAACCTGGGGGATATTTTCCAGAATCAGTGGGGTTTATCATTTATCAATGAACCCAGTGCTGGCCCTGAGACTGTTATTGGGAAGTCATCAGATCATAAAGTGATGGAGGTGACATTTCAAGGGGAATATCCTGCCACTTTGGTTTCACAGGGTGCTGAAATAATCCCCTCAGGAACTGAGCATCCTGTGTTTCCCAAGGCTTATGAGCTGGAAAAACGGACTAGTCCTCAAGTTCTGGGTAGCATTCTAAAATCTGGGACTACTAGTGAGAGTGGAGCCTTATCCTTGGAACCCAGTCATATAGGTGACCTGCAGAAAGCAGACACCAGTAGTCAAGGTGCTTTAGTGTTTCTCTCAAAGGACTATGAGATAGAAAATCAAAATCCTCTGGCGTCTCCTACGAACACTTTATTAGGCTCCGCCAAAGAACAGAGATACCAGAGAGGCCTAGAAAGGAATGATAGCTGGGGTTCTTTTGACCTGAGGGCTGCTATTGTATATCACACTAAAG